The Erigeron canadensis isolate Cc75 chromosome 1, C_canadensis_v1, whole genome shotgun sequence genome segment TTAATGTATTCTCCTCGTATAATGGATATTTAAACATCCACCACACGGTAAATACACATTTATACTTAATGTATGGTGTGAGTTTAATTAAACACCCACCATACTAAACATACCAATGTAAATTTTTATTGTAGGACCCAAAAATATTTAGACCGCTGCGTGTGTAATTTTTCTCCCTTTATCCTATTGggaatacttttttttatgaacTGCGTTGTACTCTTATTTCTAATGTTACTTctaaaaatcataaataaaacataatgttaaaaaaaaaacttaattacaaaataaaacaaatacgTTTTATATAAAAGCAACATCCAGCTACGTTGAAAAGTGGTGAAAGTTTGGTGTCCAAATTTAAGTAAACAAAAGTTTTAATGTCAAAATAAAAGCGATGGCCATGTAGcgtaaaaagaagaaaaacgaAAAAGCATAGGTAGAGCTAAATCTACAAGTGTACAACCTCTTCATTGAAAGATAACATCAAACCACTGtatcataaatattttatcttaaaatttcattgtatcaaatacaaattatattatctaaaaaggTTCATCATATTTAGTTGTGTAAGAAAAATATTAAGGAAACTAAAAGAATCATTTGtcaaagtaaaaaataataataataataaaatgacaCGTGGCCTCATTTATTGGGCCACATCACCTTTTACTATTCATTTCCAATTCTCTTaacatagtatataaaaaatattaaggaAACTAAAAGAATCATTtgttaaagtaaaaaataataataataataataataaaatgacaCGTGGCCTCATTTTATTGGGTCACATCACCTTTTACTATTCATTTCCAATTCTCTTAacatagtatataatataatataatataattattcaagtagtaagattttaaaattttcccaTAAAACAgactttctttattttatgaaatttatattcGTACTCTATTAATCCCTAATTGTGGGAGGATCCCAGTGGGCCGGGTCTTTCTTTCGGCTTTGTTGCTCGGCTCATGGTAAGGAGATCCGGTTTAGACAACCAACTATCCGCCGTCGagttaaaagtttataatttgaGGTGACAGAGTTTGTTTTTATTCGATCAAAAGTCACCTGTTAACTAAACTCATAATAACAGAAGTTGGAGAAAATACGTACAGAACACATATAAAGTTTTATGCCCATATTGGCGTTGATGCTTGTTAAAtgtttttaactatatatatatatgcatagtACGTACTTGCGGACTTGAAAAGCTTCGGATGTGAAATCAATTATCAGCTACATTACCATTTATATGTTGTTACATATTCacatcaataacaaaaagaatGCACCATTTTAAGGTCGTTAATAAAGATTGGTTGTTACTACTTACTACtccgtattatatatatatatatatatatatacacgtgtGTGTGTTTTAATGTTGAAAGTACTAGAGGCATATGATCTGTTTTAACatcttaattaaaattcaaagagAGAAACTACTAGTTTTACAAAATGAAGATAATAACCATGAgaattttgattctgttgtttTTGGTTTGTACTAACCTTGTTGCATCCTCAATGCCATCAAATACTGTTCATGCTAGTAGTGGTACGTTGAtcctttgttttttgttttcttttttaaaatattattagctAAATTGTAATACATGTAGAATTAGTTTTAGATTAGGATATGGGTTTTATGTAAACTGGTTTTTAGGTAATATTTGGAGTCCaagttaaaaactaaaaccgGGTAGTTTCCATATCCTAGACAAACATAAACTAGGTAACTTAATTGTATAGAATTAGGAAACCTAGGATGTCCcttttctctatatatagagGAGGGGGGAGGCTGATTGTAGAGATACCCCAATCATTCCAATGTAAACCGAAAATCACTTGGTTAATAAACAAGGTTAGTTTTCGAGGAACTTCTTCTTCTTGGTTTTCTTTGTAGCTCGATTAGCTTTAAGGTTTGTTGGTTTTAATTTCcaacaattggtatcagagccaggttacgTTGGCGTCTTGATGCTAGATCGACTCAAAGGTAGACAATCCCTACAATTTGTATTCTCTTGTTTTGGTTCTTCGGTTTCTGCGCAGCTGCGGAAAAAACGCTGTTGCGTATTCGTTAACCGTTGGatcattgttattttttaacTGGAGGTTGAAGACACATAGGTATAGTTCTGACCGGAGGGATTTCCGATCGGAGGTTTCAAGAGAGAGACACGGGCTGTCGAAGTTTCTGTCCAGAATctgtgagtttcagcttgaagcAGATTTTTGTAGAGCGTTTGAAGGCTTATGTTTGTCGGGAATTTTTGCAAGACTCTTGGGTTTATTAAGGTTGGTATTGCAAAGGTTTAATACGACAAGATTCAAGCTTCAAACGGAATTGATAGGTGAAACTTCAAAGCTTCAAGAATACGGGTTTGAGAATTTGGTATCTAATCGATCTTGAAGGTTTATTCAAGGTTTTAATCGATTGTAGAGTTCTTGGTTTCTTAAAGGTGTTCATGGGGAGTTGTTAACTTGATCTGCAAAGTACAAGAAGGTGATTGGTCGGGGTGCTTGTATAAtcgtttttagggttttctaaaGGTATACGATTTACAAGGATACTGTGAGGATGCTAGACGGCATGTCACAGGTGATCAAGAGTTTCTTGGTTGTGCTAATAAGAACACTGGAGGAAAACAATGTGTATACATTGGATGGTAAGGCACTAGCGTTTGGTGTACAGGTGAATGATGCAAGAGTTCGAGGTGTATGCGGTAACAAACGTGTTCAGCTTGAGGTGGAGCTACCTAAGGTTGGTCATGAGTTAAAGAATGATCAAGGTGGTAGGGTCAAGCAAAAAGCATCTCAAGGTCGTCAAGATCAACTTGCTTTGAACAGACGAGGGAAGCAAGTGGTGACATTTACACGGTCGAGGAAAACAAGTATTGATGTAGCTGCTTGTGACGTGGAGAAAGCAGAAGGTGAACTCGCAATAAAGGCTTCTGGTAATAAACACGGAGATACAAAGACTacatttgtaacaccccaacaaggcggaataatgggatatcacaagaaaagcacagcatgacatggaaattaagtagagaaaATCTAAaatgcattaaaaggattggGAATCCATATAATTCAATCAACTACAAATCCAAGATCATGCAAAacaatgcataaggagcacgaccatcaaccgtttacaaaagagaatacaaaagatggcatatgatcttaagcataacccataagcgggAACAATGGATTTGTGGATCCTTGATAAAGTCCAATTCCAATCCTAGCATacaaacaatcaatcatcatccaataTGTCTTCCattaacctgttcacctgaaaagtgtactaaaacgtgtcaacataaagttggtgagttcgtaggtttaaacgTTAAAATCatagtgtcgggataacaaccgttaacgatacaCGACGAGTAGAATACCAATTCACATTCCAagggaaaccctaaaaggtttcacgttatTACAATTCAACACataacacaaatcaacacatatcggcacgacttacatatatttcaaaggcGTGTTCATTTcggcatgacttacatatatttcaaatgcatgatcaacggcaagacttacatatatttcaaatgcatgatcaacggCATGTCTTACGTATATTTCAATGGCATGATCATAACAAACAATCATGATTACGTTTACGGGGAACAAAGTATTTACGTTCACAAATCATCGTTTAATATC includes the following:
- the LOC122595616 gene encoding keratin, type II cytoskeletal 1-like, yielding MLDGMSQVIKSFLVVLIRTLEENNVYTLDGKALAFGVQVNDARVRGVCGNKRVQLEVELPKVGHELKNDQGGRVKQKASQGRQDQLALNRRGKQVVTFTRSRKTSIDVAACDVEKAEGELAIKASDTSEEVMVHQAKVINPIGRRGGGGGGRGGGGGGHGGGGSSGRGGGGSGSGRGGGVGGSKGSGEDHGGFVGTMGGHHGTTGNHSGRRNKSDRNSPTFVPLVSTLILALVFLI